One Leifsonia shinshuensis DNA window includes the following coding sequences:
- a CDS encoding DUF2304 domain-containing protein has translation MSITSYIFGILAALLTLGVVIEMLRRGRMRERHAIWWLVAGTLALIIGVFPSTLTWAGAVFGVAVPVNLVFFVSIAVLFLVCIQHSSELTTLESKARTLAERSSLHELRIEELERTITALRDERNQ, from the coding sequence ATGTCCATCACCAGTTACATCTTCGGTATCCTCGCAGCGCTCCTGACCCTCGGCGTCGTGATCGAGATGCTCCGCCGCGGCCGGATGCGCGAGCGTCACGCCATCTGGTGGCTGGTCGCGGGGACCCTCGCGCTCATCATCGGAGTCTTCCCGAGCACTCTCACTTGGGCGGGCGCCGTCTTCGGCGTCGCAGTGCCCGTGAACCTGGTGTTCTTCGTGAGCATCGCGGTGCTGTTCCTCGTCTGCATCCAGCACAGCAGCGAGCTCACGACACTGGAGAGCAAGGCTCGCACGCTCGCTGAGCGGAGTTCCCTGCACGAGCTCCGCATCGAGGAGCTCGAGCGGACCATCACAGCGCTGCGAGACGAGAGAAACCAGTAG
- a CDS encoding O-antigen ligase family protein — translation MAEPRRTLVPPAVTEFLGSARFNSTLALLAVVTGFSTHAIRAVIGWPGLIGVLGTIALLAAMSFIAQRKLIEWHGLLPISALLFVGWCALSIIWSDYQWATVAGVLYQLLFAFLAVYIALVRDAIQIVRVVGDALRVLLTVSLALEVLSGLLLDLPIRFLGIAGNIAAGGPIQGLFGTRNQLSIVALIAFVTFLVELRTRSVRPTLAAFSITLAALCILLAHSPVIAAVSVVVGFATLALYLLRKVPANRRTLVQWALAVLTIAVLVTAYIYRTRVIDLLNARADFQVRYKLWIQIWELIPINQIAGWGWVGAWPTDLYPFNAIQDATGTYHPDGLNAYLDVYLQVGFIGLLIFIALIALAFGRSWLLASNRRSVVYAWAPLVMVALLVTSVFESSILIESGWMLLVICTVKASQGMSWRLRLPHRDGA, via the coding sequence ATGGCCGAACCGCGTCGAACCCTGGTGCCGCCAGCGGTCACCGAGTTCCTCGGATCGGCGAGATTCAACTCGACCCTCGCGCTGCTGGCGGTGGTGACCGGCTTCTCGACGCACGCCATCCGCGCGGTGATCGGCTGGCCGGGCCTCATCGGGGTCCTCGGCACGATCGCCTTGCTCGCGGCGATGTCGTTCATCGCCCAGCGCAAGCTCATCGAGTGGCACGGGCTCCTGCCCATCTCGGCCCTGCTCTTCGTCGGCTGGTGCGCGCTGTCCATCATCTGGAGCGACTACCAGTGGGCCACGGTCGCCGGGGTGCTCTACCAGCTGCTGTTCGCGTTCCTGGCGGTCTACATCGCCCTGGTGCGCGACGCGATCCAGATCGTCCGGGTCGTCGGCGACGCCCTCCGCGTGCTGCTGACCGTCTCGCTGGCGCTAGAGGTCCTGAGCGGGCTGCTGCTCGACCTGCCGATCCGCTTCCTCGGGATCGCGGGCAACATCGCCGCGGGAGGCCCGATCCAGGGTCTGTTCGGCACCCGCAACCAGCTCAGCATCGTCGCGCTGATCGCCTTCGTCACCTTCCTCGTGGAACTGCGCACGCGCTCCGTGCGGCCGACGCTGGCCGCGTTCTCGATCACGCTCGCCGCGCTCTGCATCCTGCTCGCGCACTCCCCCGTCATCGCCGCGGTGTCCGTGGTCGTCGGGTTCGCCACGCTCGCGCTCTACCTGCTGCGGAAGGTCCCGGCCAACCGCAGGACGCTGGTGCAGTGGGCGCTCGCTGTCCTGACCATCGCGGTACTGGTCACCGCGTACATCTACCGCACCCGCGTCATCGACCTGCTCAACGCGCGCGCGGACTTCCAGGTGCGCTACAAGCTCTGGATCCAGATCTGGGAGCTCATCCCGATCAACCAGATCGCCGGCTGGGGCTGGGTGGGCGCCTGGCCGACCGATCTCTACCCGTTCAACGCCATCCAGGACGCCACCGGCACGTATCACCCGGACGGCCTGAACGCCTACCTCGACGTCTACCTGCAGGTCGGCTTCATCGGCCTGCTGATCTTCATCGCGCTCATCGCCCTGGCCTTCGGCCGCTCCTGGCTGCTCGCCTCCAACCGGCGCAGCGTCGTCTACGCGTGGGCACCGCTGGTGATGGTGGCCCTGCTGGTCACGAGTGTGTTCGAGAGCTCGATCCTCATCGAGTCCGGCTGGATGCTGCTGGTGATCTGCACGGTGAAGGCGTCCCAGGGGATGAGCTGGCGGCTGCGGCTGCCGCACCGCGACGGGGCCTGA
- the galE gene encoding UDP-glucose 4-epimerase GalE: MRVLVTGGAGYIGSHVVRLLRDRGDDVTIVDDLETGDPGRVPGVDLISLRLDDTAAIDTLAATLAGHDAVIHFAARKRVDESVRRPAWYYQQNVGGMANLLLAMEAADVPALVFSSSAAVYGAAAGERLDESTPTVPINPYGRTKLIGEQMLDEARAATGLRAASLRYFNVAGAGRPELGDTAVLNLVPMVFEKLDQGLAPVIFGDDYPTPDGTCVRDYIHVTDLAEAHLAALDLVARADEPRHHVFNIGTGRGSSVREMVDMILEVSGIDIEPVVAPRRAGDPAAVVADPARARDELGWTARLTLRDIVESAWESHTRFANAANG, translated from the coding sequence ATGAGAGTCTTGGTCACCGGTGGAGCCGGGTACATCGGGAGCCATGTCGTGCGGCTCCTCCGTGACCGGGGCGACGACGTCACCATCGTGGACGACCTCGAGACAGGAGACCCTGGCCGCGTCCCGGGTGTGGACCTGATCTCCCTCCGGCTGGACGACACTGCGGCGATCGACACCCTCGCGGCGACTCTCGCCGGTCACGACGCGGTCATCCACTTCGCGGCCCGCAAACGCGTGGACGAGTCCGTGCGCCGGCCGGCGTGGTACTACCAGCAGAACGTCGGCGGGATGGCGAACCTGCTCCTCGCCATGGAGGCGGCGGATGTCCCCGCCCTCGTGTTCTCGTCGTCCGCGGCCGTCTACGGCGCCGCGGCGGGCGAGCGCCTGGACGAGTCCACCCCGACCGTCCCGATCAACCCCTATGGCCGTACCAAGCTCATCGGCGAGCAGATGCTGGACGAGGCGCGGGCGGCGACCGGCCTCCGCGCGGCGAGCCTGCGGTACTTCAACGTCGCAGGCGCTGGTCGCCCCGAACTCGGCGACACGGCCGTGCTCAACCTGGTGCCGATGGTCTTCGAGAAGCTCGATCAGGGCCTGGCGCCCGTCATCTTCGGCGACGACTATCCGACGCCGGACGGCACCTGCGTGCGCGACTACATCCACGTGACCGATCTCGCGGAGGCGCACCTGGCCGCGCTCGACCTGGTCGCCCGTGCGGACGAGCCGCGTCATCACGTGTTCAACATCGGAACGGGCAGGGGGAGCTCTGTGCGCGAGATGGTGGACATGATCCTGGAGGTGTCGGGAATCGACATCGAGCCGGTCGTCGCACCGCGCCGCGCGGGCGACCCGGCCGCTGTCGTGGCCGATCCGGCGAGGGCACGGGACGAGCTCGGCTGGACGGCACGGCTCACCCTCCGCGACATCGTGGAGTCGGCCTGGGAGTCGCACACCCGCTTCGCGAACGCGGCGAATGGCTGA
- a CDS encoding glycosyltransferase family 2 protein has protein sequence MPFRLARTLIVMPAFNEEASVGDVVREVALKLPDATCLVVNDGSADRTAEVARAAGAAVATLPYNMGVGGAMRLGFQYARENDFDVVVQIDADGQHDPSNVPALLEALESADLVIGARFSGVGDYEVRGPRRWAMNVLSGVLGRVAGVPLNDTTSGFKANGPRAVELFARSFPAEYLGDTVEALVIAARAGLRIAQVPVAMRPRAGGQPSHNPVKAAVYLARAFVALAVALIRPRTASKETATA, from the coding sequence GTGCCATTCCGCCTCGCCCGCACCCTCATCGTGATGCCCGCGTTCAACGAAGAGGCGTCCGTCGGCGATGTCGTCCGCGAAGTGGCCCTCAAACTGCCCGATGCGACGTGCCTCGTCGTCAACGACGGGTCGGCCGACCGCACGGCCGAGGTCGCGCGTGCGGCGGGAGCCGCCGTCGCCACTCTGCCGTACAACATGGGCGTCGGCGGCGCCATGCGGCTCGGATTCCAGTACGCCCGCGAGAACGACTTCGACGTGGTGGTCCAGATCGATGCCGACGGCCAGCACGACCCGTCCAACGTCCCCGCACTGCTGGAGGCGCTCGAATCGGCCGATCTGGTGATCGGCGCACGGTTCTCCGGCGTCGGGGACTACGAGGTGCGCGGACCTCGGCGGTGGGCGATGAACGTGTTGTCCGGCGTCCTCGGCCGCGTGGCCGGTGTGCCGCTCAACGACACGACCAGCGGGTTCAAGGCGAACGGACCGCGCGCAGTCGAGCTTTTCGCGCGATCCTTCCCGGCCGAGTATCTCGGTGACACGGTCGAAGCGCTGGTGATCGCCGCCCGCGCCGGCCTCAGGATCGCTCAGGTGCCTGTGGCCATGCGGCCACGCGCCGGTGGACAGCCGTCGCACAATCCGGTCAAGGCCGCCGTGTATCTGGCTCGCGCGTTCGTCGCACTCGCCGTCGCGCTGATCCGCCCTCGAACCGCCAGCAAAGAGACGGCCACAGCCTGA
- a CDS encoding O-antigen ligase family protein has translation MSKPSRPATGSVSLSDRVDAARGASGTGASVFAVLLLFTLFAGDFWRNLISWPGYFVLAGALAVGSVVLLVRMRPVVRWRKLPKSLVLFLAYAVVSLAWSAYPGATALGLIAQFATTAAAVFLAFCLSWKSLLTALANAFRWILGLSLLFELVVAIFVRRPILPLTPAQPAPSSHIPSAFYWSRDLLFHGGQIQGIVGNSNLLAMVALLGLVVFGIQFADRSVRRGTAITWLVVAVVTFALTRSSTVFVAAVFTAVVLGFALWTRRAGPERRRPVYLAAAALAIVVVVSVVLFASRIPVLLGKSEDLTGRLTIWDSVIHLAQERPAFGWGWVSYWAPWVAPFKNLAVRSGVVYLQAHNAWLDVWLQLGIVGLVIFALLVLSTLWRSWFLAVDRPRVAVADDLPYTALALLPLLLLAALLAQSLAESRILIEGGWALFALLSLKTKQSAT, from the coding sequence GTGAGCAAGCCCTCCCGACCGGCAACCGGATCCGTCTCGCTGAGCGACCGCGTCGACGCCGCCCGCGGCGCGTCCGGCACCGGAGCCTCCGTCTTCGCGGTGCTGCTGCTGTTCACGCTGTTCGCCGGGGACTTCTGGCGCAACCTGATCAGCTGGCCGGGGTACTTCGTCCTCGCCGGCGCGCTGGCGGTGGGGAGCGTCGTCCTCCTGGTGCGCATGCGGCCGGTCGTGCGGTGGCGGAAGCTCCCGAAGTCGCTCGTGCTCTTCCTCGCCTACGCCGTCGTCTCGCTGGCATGGTCGGCGTACCCCGGGGCCACCGCGCTGGGACTCATCGCCCAGTTCGCCACGACCGCCGCGGCCGTGTTCCTGGCCTTCTGCCTGAGCTGGAAGTCGCTGCTGACCGCCCTGGCGAACGCGTTCCGCTGGATCCTCGGGCTCTCGCTGCTGTTCGAGCTGGTCGTCGCGATCTTCGTGCGCAGGCCCATCCTGCCGCTCACGCCCGCGCAGCCGGCGCCGTCCAGCCACATCCCGTCGGCGTTCTACTGGAGCCGCGACCTGCTCTTCCACGGCGGCCAGATCCAGGGCATCGTCGGCAACAGCAACCTGCTCGCCATGGTCGCGCTGCTCGGTCTCGTGGTGTTCGGCATCCAGTTCGCCGACCGCAGCGTCCGCCGCGGCACGGCGATCACCTGGCTGGTCGTCGCCGTCGTGACATTCGCGCTGACCCGGTCGTCGACCGTGTTCGTCGCCGCCGTGTTCACGGCGGTCGTGCTCGGCTTCGCGCTCTGGACGCGCCGCGCCGGCCCGGAACGGAGGCGGCCGGTGTACCTCGCCGCCGCGGCGCTCGCGATCGTGGTAGTCGTGTCCGTGGTGCTGTTCGCCTCCCGCATCCCCGTGCTGCTCGGCAAGAGCGAAGACCTCACCGGCCGGCTCACGATCTGGGACTCGGTCATCCACCTCGCCCAGGAGCGCCCGGCGTTCGGCTGGGGCTGGGTGAGCTACTGGGCGCCCTGGGTGGCGCCGTTCAAGAACCTCGCCGTGCGCAGCGGCGTCGTCTACCTGCAGGCGCACAACGCCTGGCTCGACGTCTGGCTGCAGCTCGGGATCGTCGGGCTGGTGATCTTCGCCCTCCTGGTGCTGAGCACGCTGTGGCGGTCGTGGTTCCTGGCCGTCGACCGCCCGCGGGTCGCGGTGGCCGACGACCTGCCGTACACGGCCCTCGCCCTCCTGCCGCTGCTGCTGCTCGCCGCCCTGCTCGCACAGAGCCTCGCCGAGAGCCGCATCCTGATCGAGGGCGGCTGGGCGCTCTTCGCGCTGCTCTCCCTGAAGACCAAGCAGTCCGCCACGTAG
- a CDS encoding glycosyltransferase encodes MADRPRISAVLCTHNGAAHLESQLRSILAQTRPVDELVISDDASTDGTRALLEAFAAQAPEGLDVLVEFREQALGVTANFEAAMARATGEVIVLCDQDDVWEPGKVEAFGAALGGSGLRLVFTDARLIDDSGSVLPGTLFGNLRVSAAERGAIASGRALDVLLRRNIVTGATAALRAELLAASTPFPASWVHDEWLAVTAAVLGAVELGPEPLTRYRLHGANQIGAPKLTRSTALSRFTQPRGPRNARLLERARALAERFEVDVAVPVQVRHALAEKLQHEIVRSDYPGSRVRRLLPILAEALRGRYRRYGLGVRDMVRDLVQPA; translated from the coding sequence ATGGCTGACCGCCCGCGCATCTCGGCCGTCCTGTGCACGCACAACGGCGCCGCGCATCTGGAGAGTCAGCTGCGCTCCATCCTGGCCCAGACGCGGCCGGTGGACGAGCTCGTGATCTCGGACGACGCCTCCACCGACGGCACCAGGGCCCTGCTCGAGGCGTTCGCCGCGCAGGCTCCGGAGGGGCTGGACGTGCTCGTGGAGTTCCGCGAGCAGGCCCTCGGCGTCACGGCCAATTTCGAGGCTGCCATGGCGCGGGCCACGGGCGAGGTGATCGTCCTCTGCGACCAGGACGACGTCTGGGAGCCCGGCAAGGTCGAGGCTTTCGGTGCTGCGCTCGGCGGCTCCGGGCTTCGGCTGGTGTTCACCGACGCCCGCCTCATCGACGACTCCGGATCCGTCCTTCCCGGCACGCTCTTCGGCAACCTCCGGGTGTCCGCGGCCGAACGCGGTGCGATCGCGTCCGGACGCGCGCTCGACGTTCTGCTGAGGCGGAACATCGTCACAGGGGCCACAGCTGCGCTCCGCGCGGAGCTCCTCGCGGCCTCGACTCCGTTCCCGGCCTCGTGGGTCCACGATGAGTGGCTCGCCGTGACAGCGGCCGTCCTCGGCGCCGTGGAGCTCGGCCCGGAGCCGCTGACGCGCTACCGCTTGCACGGCGCGAATCAGATCGGCGCGCCCAAGTTGACCCGGTCGACCGCGCTGTCGCGCTTCACGCAGCCGCGCGGACCGCGCAACGCGCGTCTTCTCGAACGGGCTCGCGCTCTCGCGGAACGGTTCGAGGTCGATGTCGCCGTCCCCGTCCAGGTCCGTCACGCGCTCGCCGAGAAGCTTCAGCACGAGATCGTGCGGTCGGACTATCCCGGTTCCCGCGTACGTCGTCTCCTGCCGATCCTCGCTGAAGCGCTGAGGGGACGCTATCGACGCTACGGCCTGGGCGTGCGCGACATGGTAAGGGACCTGGTCCAGCCGGCCTGA
- a CDS encoding glycosyltransferase family 2 protein, whose amino-acid sequence MSAPSALDRNHHDVTHAMTIDILMPFYGDPGQFRAAVGSVLAQSDGRWRLTIVDDAYPDPAPGSWAATIEDERVGFLRNPVNLGINGAFNRCVTLVEHDHFVIMGCDDLLTADYVRQMHQAIHDHPRASYLQPAVSIIGDDGERLLPLADRVKDWSRPHPKVSVELGGEKLTASLLRGNWTYFPSICWRTADVQPRGFDPKYSIVLDLALQLELLMSGATMALLPGETFRYRRHESSVSEEAAKYGSRFAEERELFLEVAPRLHDMGWTKAAKAAEFHVTSRLNALTKLPASLLHDYRPGTNELVRHVFTNRPAR is encoded by the coding sequence ATGAGCGCACCCAGCGCACTGGACAGGAACCACCACGATGTGACGCATGCCATGACGATCGACATCCTGATGCCCTTCTATGGCGACCCGGGACAGTTCCGGGCCGCGGTGGGGAGTGTGCTCGCCCAGTCCGACGGGCGATGGCGACTGACCATCGTCGACGACGCCTACCCAGACCCGGCGCCGGGGAGCTGGGCGGCGACGATCGAGGACGAGAGGGTCGGTTTCCTCCGCAACCCGGTCAACCTCGGGATCAACGGCGCCTTCAATCGCTGCGTGACGCTCGTCGAACACGATCACTTCGTGATCATGGGCTGCGACGATCTCCTCACCGCGGACTACGTCCGTCAGATGCACCAGGCGATCCACGACCACCCGCGCGCCAGCTACCTGCAGCCGGCGGTCTCGATCATCGGCGACGACGGTGAGAGACTGCTGCCGCTGGCCGATCGCGTGAAGGACTGGAGCCGTCCGCACCCGAAGGTCTCCGTCGAGCTCGGCGGCGAGAAACTGACGGCGAGCCTCCTGCGCGGGAACTGGACCTACTTCCCGTCCATCTGCTGGCGCACCGCGGACGTGCAGCCCCGGGGGTTCGATCCGAAGTACTCGATCGTGCTCGACCTCGCCCTCCAGCTGGAGCTTCTGATGAGCGGCGCGACCATGGCCCTCCTCCCGGGCGAGACCTTCCGCTACCGTCGCCACGAGAGCAGCGTCTCGGAAGAGGCGGCGAAATACGGCAGTCGCTTCGCGGAGGAGCGTGAGCTGTTCCTCGAAGTCGCCCCTCGGCTGCACGACATGGGCTGGACGAAGGCGGCGAAGGCGGCGGAATTCCACGTCACCTCCCGCCTCAACGCCTTGACCAAGCTTCCCGCCTCGCTCCTGCACGACTATCGCCCGGGGACGAACGAACTCGTCCGCCACGTGTTCACGAACCGGCCGGCACGCTGA